Proteins encoded by one window of Manis pentadactyla isolate mManPen7 chromosome X, mManPen7.hap1, whole genome shotgun sequence:
- the TLR8 gene encoding toll-like receptor 8, whose product MSLQSLLLIGLFLLISDSCEFFTEANYSRSYPCDEKKQNVSIIAECNSRRLQEVPQTVGKYVTELDLSDNFIIHITNESFQGLQNLTKINLNHNANLQHLNKYPDIKQNGMNITDGAFVNLQSLTELLLEDNQLYQIPVSLPRSLKELSLIQNKIILLTKKDTSGLRNLESLYLGWNCYFGNNCNEVFDIENGTFERLTKLKVLSLSFNSLIHVPPKLPKSLTELYLSNTVISNISQEDFKELRNLRVLDLSGNCPRCFNAPFPCRPCKEKSIQIHPLAFQTLTKLQYLNLSSTSLQRIPATWFDNMHHLKVLHLEFNYLVDEIASGEFLTKLPSLERLDLSFNYKKTKYPQYINISQNFSKLKNLEILHLRGYVFQELRQQDFQPLMNLSNLRTINLGINFIKQIDFSLFQWFSNLTIIYLSENRISPLVNDVRQKGINGSSFQSHIRQPRSANLEFDPHSNFYHSTSPLVKPQCAAYGRVLDLSLNSIFFIGQDQFKYFNNISCLNLSSNGNGQVLHGSEFSALPHIKYLDLTNNRLDFDDDSALSELPELEVLDLSYNAHYFRIAGVTHRLGFIQNLTVLKVLNLSHNSIYTLTEQELRSMSLEELVFSGNHLDLLWKAEDSRYWTIFKNLGNLTRLDLSFNNLESIPDEAFLNLPQSLTELYINDNVLNFFNWTLLQHFPRLHLLDLSGNKLSSLTNSLSKFTSSLQTLLLSENQISHLPSGFLSEASSLIHLDLSSNLLKMINKSMLQTKTATNLAVLELGGNPFDCTCDIGDFRRWMDENLQVTIPRLTDVTCASPGDQSGKSVVSLELTTCVSDTIAAILCFFTFFITITVMLATLAHHWFYWDVWFIYHVCLAKVKGYRTLSTSQTFYDAYVSYDTKDASVTDWVINELRSHLEDSEGKNVLLCLEERDWDPGLAIIDNLMQSINQSKKTIFVLTKKYARNWSFKTAFYLALQRLMDENMDVIVFILLEPVLQNSQYLRLRQRICKSSILQWPDNPKAEGLFWQSLKNVVLTENDSRYNSLYVDSIKQY is encoded by the coding sequence ATGAGCCTTCAGTCTTTGCTTCTGATTGGCCTTTTCCTGCTAATATCTGATTCCTGTGAGTTCTTCACTGAAGCAAATTATTCCAGAAGCTATCCTTGTGATGAGAAGAAGCAAAATGTCTCTATTATTGCAGAGTGCAACAGTCGTCGGCTGCAAGAAGTCCCCCAAACGGTGGGCAAATACGTGACAGAACTAGACCTGTCTGATAATTTCATCATACACATAACAAATGAATCATTTCAAGGGCTGCAAAATCTTACTAAAATAAATCTAAACCACAACGCCAATCTACAGCACCTGAACAAATATCCTGATATAAAACAAAATGGCATGAATATTACCGATGGGGCATTCGTCAACCTACAAAGCCTAACGGAGTTACTGCTTGAAGACAACCAGTTATACCAAATACCTGTTAGCTTGCCAAGATCCTTGAAAGAACTTAgtctaattcaaaacaaaattattttgttaacGAAAAAGGACACTTCTGGACTTAGAAATTTGGAAAGCCTCTACTTGGGCTGGAACTGCTATTTTGGCAATAATTGTAACGAAGTTTTTGACATAGAAAATGGAACATTTGAAAGGCTTACAAAGTTGAAAGTGCTATCACTATCTTTTAATTCCCTTATTCATGTGCCACCCAAATTGCCAAAATCCCTAACAGAACTTTATCTTAGCAACACCGTCATCTCAAACATCAGTCAGGAAGACTTCAAGGAGCTGAGAAATTTAAGAGTACTAGATTTAAGCGGGAACTGTCCAAGGTGTTTCAACGCACCATTTCCCTGTCGACCTTGTAAAGAGAAATCAATTCAGATACATCCTCTTGCTTTTCAAACCCTGACCAAACTTCAATACCTAAACCTCTCTAGCACTTCCCTCCAGCGGATTCCTGCAACCTGGTTTGACAATATGCATCATCTGAAGGTGCTGCATCTTGAATTCAACTATTTAGTAGACGAAATAGCCTCTGGAGAATTTTTAACCAAACTGCCCTCCTTAGAGAGACTTGACTTATCCTTTaattataaaaagacaaaatatccACAATATATTAATATTTCCCAAAACTTCTCTAAACTTAAAAATCTAGAGATACTGCACTTAAGAGGTTATGTGTTCCAGGAACTTCGACAACAAGATTTCCAACCACTCATGAATCTCTCAAATTTAAGGACTATCAACTTGGGCATTAACTTTATTAAGCAAATTGATTTTTCACTTTTCCAGTGGTTCTCCAACCTGACGATAATTTACTTGTCAGAAAACAGAATATCGCCTTTGGTCAATGATGTCAGGCAAAAGGGTATAAATGGCTCCTCTTTCCAAAGTCATATCCGTCAGCCACGCTCAGCAAATCTTGAGTTTGACCCACATTCAAATTTTTATCATAGCACTAGTCCTTTGGTAAAGCCACAATGTGCAGCTTATGGCAGAGTCTTAGATTTAAGCTTGAACAGTATTTTCTTTATTGGGCAAgaccaatttaaatattttaataacatttcctGCTTAAATCTCTCTTCAAATGGCAATGGTCAAGTGTTACATGGATCTGAATTTTCAGCTCTGCCTCACATCAAGTATTTGGATTTAACAAACAATAGACTAGACTTTGATGATGATAGTGCTCTCAGTGAGCTGCCTGAGTTAGAAGTTCTAGATCTCAGCTACAACGCACACTATTTCCGAATAGCAGGGGTAACGCACCGTCTAGGATTTATTCAAAATTTAACAGTGCTGAAAGTTTTAAACTTGAGCCACAACAGCATTTATACTTTAACAGAGCAAGAGCTAAGAAGCATGTCCCTGGAAGAATTAGTTTTCAGTGGAAACCACCTCGACCTTTTGTGGAAAGCTGAAGATAGTAGGTACTGGACAATTTTTAAGAATCTCGGGAATCTGACACGGCTTGATTTATCTTTTAATAACCTTGAGAGCATCCCGGATGAAGCTTTTCTTAACCTGCCCCAGAGTCTCACTGAACTGTATATAAATGATAATGTGTTAAATTTCTTTAACTGGACATTACTCCAGCACTTTCCTCGTCTCCACTTGCTTGACTTAAGTGGAAACAAGCTATCCTCTCTGACTAACAGCCTATCTAAGTTCACATCTTCTCTTCAGACACTGCTACTGAGTGAAAACCAGAtttcccacctgccctctggCTTTCTTTCTGAAGCCAGCAGTCTAATACATCTCGACTTAAGCTCCAACTTGCTAAAGATGATCAATAAATCCATGCTTCAAACTAAGACTGCCACCAATTTAGCCGTTTTGGAACTTGGTGGAAACCCTTTTGACTGTACCTGTGACATTGGAGATTTTCGAAGATGGATGGATGAAAATCTGCAAGTCACAATTCCTAGACTGACAGACGTCACTTGCGCCAGTCCTGGGGATCAAAGTGGGAAGAGTGTTGTGAGTCTAGAGCTAACAACTTGTGTTTCAGATACCATTGCGGCAATATTATGTTTCTTCACATTCTTTATCACCATCACGGTCATGTTGGCTACCCTGGCTCACCACTGGTTTTACTGGGATGTTTGGTTTATCTACCATGTGTGTCTAGCTAAGGTGAAAGGCTACCGGACTCTTTCCACATCCCAAACTTTCTATGATGCTTATGTCTCTTATGACACCAAAGATGCCTCTGTTACGGACTGGGTGATAAATGAGCTGCGCTCCCACCTGGAAGACAGTGAAGGGAAAAACGTGCTCCTCTGTTTAGAGGAGAGGGACTGGGACCCAGGATTAGCCATCATTGATAACCTCATGCAAAGCATAAACCAAAGCaagaaaacaatatttgtttTAACCAAAAAATATGCAAGAAACTGGAGCTTTAAAACAGCATTCTACTTGGCCTTGCAGAGGCTAATGGACGAGAATATGGATGTGATTGTATTTATTCTGCTGGAGCCAGTGCTGCAGAATTCTCAATACTTGAGGCTGCGGCAGAGGATCTGCAAGAGCTCCATCCTCCAGTGGCCTGACAACCCCAAGGCGGAAGGCTTGTTCTGGCAAAGTCTGAAAAATGTGGTCTTAACTGAGAACGATTCACGGTATAACAGTTTGTATGTTGATTCCATTAAGCAGTACTAA